The Danio rerio strain Tuebingen ecotype United States chromosome 10, GRCz12tu, whole genome shotgun sequence genome contains a region encoding:
- the slc46a2 gene encoding solute carrier family 46 member 2, translating into MVTCRKYIAPLVFSAQVASSFFDTALQMVVKERCANATDSDGQQKAITNFNMTYNMIAKFMPFLPAILLAKVGDRGYRKVPIVVPLVGYFLSRGLLLLDVAFDWPLQVLYAVPVIHGLCGGFASYWAGVMALVSVSSGEEERSVSIMMTELVYGIAGFIGSLASGHLFALYTVNLKQGVILSGSSVVLYLLCLLYAATFLRVGPPAVLGDRLERRESFGIINHEARDKINIALLFVSGILYDIAVAGGMEMLAAYVLKEPLNWGATLVGYGNAAGSLLFITSFLGVKMFTRLSLRDESMIMVGMVSFATGIYFMAFVTTTPMYFLARSVTLFALIPMPTIRSLLSKQVKGTSYGITFVMLQLSFKLASLATTPIYTKIYQATLDTFPGFVFILSSIFTVLSIVPISIVGCRSSRQNGYERIQGN; encoded by the exons ATGGTTACCTGTCGAAAATACATCGCTCCTCTGGTCTTCAGCGCCCAGGTGGCCAGCTCGTTTTTTGACACCGCTCTCCAAATGGTCGTCAAAGAGCGATGCGCAAACGCCACGGACTCAGACGGCCAGCAGAAAGCCATCACCAACTTCAACATGACCTATAATATGATTGCCAAGTTCATGCCGTTTCTGCCCGCGATCCTCCTGGCTAAAGTCGGAGACAGGGGTTACAGGAAAGTGCCGATAGTCGTTCCACTGGTCGGCTACTTTCTGTCCAGAGGGTTGCTGCTGTTGGATGTCGCTTTTGATTGGCCTCTCCAGGTGCTGTACGCGGTGCCGGTGATCCACGGACTGTGCGGGGGATTCGCGTCCTACTGGGCCGGTGTGATGGCGCTGGTGTCTGTCAGCTCTGGGGAGGAGGAGCGCTCCGTGAGCATCATGATGACCGAGCTGGTGTACGGAATCGCCGGCTTCATCGGGAGTTTGGCTTCTGGTCACTTATTCGCCCTCTATACAGTTAATCTCAAGCAAGGGGTCATTTTATCCGGTTCTAGTGTGGTCCTGTATCTTTTATGCCTGCTTTACGCGGCGACTTTCCTGCGCGTGGGTCCTCCGGCGGTGCTTGGAGATCGGCTGGAGCGCCGGGAAAGTTTTGGCATCATCAACCACGAGGCCCGGGATAAAATCAACATCGCTTTGCTGTTCGTCAGTGGGATTCTGTACGATATCGCAGTGGCCGGAGGGATGGAGATGCTGGCGGCGTACGTGCTCAAAGAGCCGCTGAACTGGGGCGCGACGCTGGTGGGGTACGGGAACGCGGCGGGGTCCCTCCTCTTTATCACTAGCTTTTTGGGGGTGAAGATGTTCACGAGATTGTCTCTAAGGGACGAGAGCATGATCATGGTAGGCATGGTGTCTTTCGCGACTGGGATCTACTTCATGGCATTTGTGACCACAACTCCAATGTACTTTTTGG CTCGCTCCGTCACTCTGTTTGCTCTGATTCCAATGCCCACCATTCGCTCGCTGCTGTCCAAACAAGTCAAGGGAACATCATACG GCATTACCTTTGTCATGCTCCAATTGTCCTTCAAACTTGCGAGTTTGGCCACCACACCAATCTATACTAAGATTTATCAAGCCACACTCGACACCTTCCCAGGGTTCGTCTTCATCCTGTCCAGCATCTTCACTGTTCTTTCTATTGTACCCATTAG TATTGTAGGATGTCGCTCTTCAAGACAAAACGGATATGAGAGAATTCAAGGGAACTGA